The following proteins are encoded in a genomic region of Oncorhynchus gorbuscha isolate QuinsamMale2020 ecotype Even-year linkage group LG11, OgorEven_v1.0, whole genome shotgun sequence:
- the LOC124047749 gene encoding C1q-related factor-like: protein MLVLVLVVLIPVLVSSVGTDDASHFEMLGTCRMVCDPYLDSGGTGKATSTTGLQAEAEAEELIDHSIGPPMPTYGGHGSQGKPGRPGKPGPPGPPGEPGPPGPKGPPGDRGDSLKTGILGLGGQGAIATATYSTTPRVAFSAGLRNPQEGYEVLKFDDVVTNLGDNYDSSLGKFTCKIPGTYFFIYNVLMRGGDGTSMWADLMKNGLVRASAIAQDQDQSYDYASNSVILHLDAGDAVFIKLDGGKAHGGNSNKYSTFSGFILYAD, encoded by the exons ATGCTAGTCCTGGTGCTGGTGGTCCTCATCCCCGTGCTGGTCAGCTCAGTGGGCACAGACGACGCCAGCCACTTTGAGATGCTTGGCACCTGCCGCATGGTGTGCGATCCCTATCTGGACTCAGGGGGCACAGGGAAAGCTACGTCCACCACGGGCCTCCAGGCGGAAGCAGAGGCTGAGGAGCTGATTGACCACAGCATCGGCCCGCCAATGCCCACCTATGGTGGCCATGGTTCACAGGGAAAGCCCGGACGGCCTGGGAAACCCGGACCACCGGGACCACCCGGAGAGCCCGGTCCACCTGGGCCCAAAGGACCCCCAGGGGACAGAGGAGACTCTTTGAAGACGGGGATACTGGGTCTGGGGGGCCAAGGAGCCATCGCCACAGCCACCTACAGCACCACGCCACGGGTGGCTTTCTCTGCGGGACTCCGGAACCCCCAGGAGGGTTACGAGGTCCTGAAGTTTGACGATGTGGTCACCAACCTGGGGGATAACTACGACAGCTCGCTTGGCAAGTTCACGTGCAAGATCCCCGGCACCTACTTCTTCATCTACAATGTGCTGATGAGGGGAGGGGATGGCACCAGCATGTGGGCGGACCTGATGAAGAACGGTCTG GTCAGGGCCAGTGCCATAGCCCAAGACCAGGACCAGAGTTATGACTACGCCAGCAACAGTGTCATCCTTCATTTGGATGCCGGGGATGCGGTCTTCATCAAACTGGACGGGGGCAAGGCCCACGGGGGCAACAGCAACAAATACAGCACCTTCTCAGGGTTCATCCTCTATGCTGACTGA